Proteins encoded in a region of the Nitrospira sp. genome:
- a CDS encoding MBL fold metallo-hydrolase translates to MAKITEIAPDLFRITTFVAPFNIQFSQFLMRDDQPLLFHTGPRALFPEVKAAVASLIDPQALRWIGFSHFESDECATVPEWQQLAPHSDAVCSVVGKMVSVDDCLALRPAKGMADGEVIETGRYRFRFLSTPHVPHCWEAGLLFEETERTLLCSDLFHQNGDVEPMTESDVIDRCRKTLVDYQQGPLANYVPYCSWTEATLHRLAALQPRRLATMHGSVYVGDGSKALHDLATVWREVLGSPS, encoded by the coding sequence ATGGCGAAGATCACCGAGATCGCTCCGGACCTATTCCGCATTACCACGTTCGTTGCTCCGTTCAATATTCAGTTCAGTCAGTTCTTGATGCGCGACGATCAGCCGCTGCTGTTCCATACCGGCCCGCGGGCACTCTTTCCCGAGGTCAAAGCCGCTGTGGCCTCGCTGATCGATCCACAGGCTTTGCGCTGGATCGGGTTCAGCCATTTTGAGTCCGACGAATGCGCGACGGTGCCGGAGTGGCAACAACTGGCTCCGCATTCGGATGCAGTGTGCAGTGTGGTGGGCAAGATGGTCAGCGTCGATGATTGCCTGGCGCTTCGTCCCGCCAAAGGTATGGCTGATGGTGAGGTAATCGAGACCGGAAGGTACCGCTTCCGCTTTCTATCGACGCCGCATGTGCCCCATTGCTGGGAAGCGGGACTGCTGTTCGAAGAGACGGAACGGACACTCCTGTGTTCGGATCTCTTTCACCAAAACGGGGACGTCGAACCGATGACGGAGTCAGACGTGATCGACCGTTGTCGAAAGACGCTGGTGGACTATCAGCAAGGCCCCTTGGCGAACTATGTGCCATATTGTTCCTGGACGGAGGCGACGCTGCATCGACTGGCGGCACTGCAGCCGAGGCGTCTGGCCACGATGCATGGATCGGTCTATGTCGGCGATGGAAGTAAAGCGCTCCACGACTTGGCTACTGTTTGGCGCGAGGTCCTCGGCTCACCGTCATGA
- a CDS encoding transposase — protein MARPLRIEFAGAFYHVIARGTARQDIFLEDEDRHRFLRVLEPVVARSHLMLHTYCLMDDSSISRIVNVPASIDAHTKS, from the coding sequence ATGGCCAGGCCACTCCGTATCGAATTTGCTGGGGCCTTCTATCACGTGATCGCCAGGGGCACTGCACGGCAGGACATCTTCCTGGAGGATGAGGACCGACATCGATTCCTCAGGGTGCTGGAGCCTGTCGTCGCCCGCTCTCATCTCATGCTGCACACCTACTGCCTGATGGATGATTCTTCCATCAGCCGCATCGTGAATGTCCCAGCCTCGATAGATGCACATACCAAGAGCTGA
- a CDS encoding DsbA family protein, which yields MVVLICQRTRLSHGGRLLGTWPNRELPNNSPAGSINIPSLSFNDITVGLDAKRMETDMADPKWQTVIDKNRALARELGISGTPGFIVGNELVPGALDLNVLKELIARAGQGK from the coding sequence ATGGTGGTGCTGATTTGTCAGCGGACACGATTGAGCCACGGTGGCAGGTTGTTGGGAACGTGGCCCAACAGAGAACTGCCTAACAACTCCCCAGCGGGCTCCATTAATATTCCTTCGCTAAGCTTCAACGATATCACTGTCGGCCTCGATGCCAAACGCATGGAAACCGATATGGCCGATCCCAAGTGGCAGACCGTCATTGACAAGAATCGGGCCCTCGCCCGCGAGCTTGGTATCTCTGGCACGCCCGGCTTCATCGTGGGCAACGAACTGGTGCCTGGGGCGTTGGATTTGAATGTACTCAAGGAGTTAATTGCGCGGGCGGGACAGGGAAAATGA
- a CDS encoding DUF2442 domain-containing protein translates to MRITELQAKPNWVLSIVADDGHVGRFDVIPYLRYEAFEALRDQNEFVKVANGGYFVEWDGGADLSADTIEPRWQVVGNVAQQRTA, encoded by the coding sequence ATGAGAATTACGGAACTGCAGGCAAAACCAAACTGGGTACTCTCCATTGTGGCAGATGACGGTCACGTTGGCCGGTTTGATGTGATCCCTTATCTTCGGTATGAGGCGTTCGAGGCGCTTAGAGACCAGAACGAATTTGTCAAGGTGGCTAATGGCGGGTACTTTGTCGAATGGGATGGTGGTGCTGATTTGTCAGCGGACACGATTGAGCCACGGTGGCAGGTTGTTGGGAACGTGGCCCAACAGAGAACTGCCTAA
- a CDS encoding DUF4160 domain-containing protein → MFIPLFRDIEKHHVPHIHADYQGKVAVYSIPDGTLLVGDLPPNKHKLVVAWIEIHQEDLLADWDLAVNGKKLFPIKGFDQ, encoded by the coding sequence TTGTTTATACCTCTCTTTCGAGACATTGAGAAACATCATGTGCCACACATACATGCCGATTACCAAGGGAAGGTGGCAGTCTATTCGATTCCTGACGGAACACTTTTGGTCGGCGATCTGCCTCCGAATAAGCACAAGCTGGTCGTCGCATGGATCGAGATTCATCAAGAAGATTTACTTGCTGACTGGGACTTGGCTGTCAATGGTAAGAAACTCTTTCCGATCAAAGGATTTGACCAATGA
- a CDS encoding transposase, which produces MLAPKAVDRLHHDWERLVTFYQFPKEHWRHLRTTNGVESPFAAVRLRTTAGKRFKRVESATALIWKLLQVAEQTFRRLNAPELLPLVYAGAPFLDGKKQIPEVIQQEVAA; this is translated from the coding sequence ATGTTGGCGCCGAAGGCCGTCGACCGGTTACACCACGATTGGGAGCGGCTCGTCACCTTTTATCAGTTCCCGAAGGAGCACTGGCGCCATCTGCGCACCACCAATGGGGTGGAGTCGCCGTTCGCGGCGGTCCGACTCCGGACCACGGCGGGCAAGCGGTTCAAACGTGTGGAGTCCGCCACGGCCCTGATCTGGAAACTGCTGCAGGTCGCCGAGCAGACCTTTCGACGCCTGAACGCACCAGAGTTATTGCCCCTGGTCTATGCCGGGGCCCCATTTCTCGACGGAAAGAAGCAGATACCCGAGGTCATCCAACAGGAGGTTGCCGCCTGA
- a CDS encoding DsbA family protein has protein sequence MKIENTPAPVVLATLVVFLSGCSTTANETKSAAAPSQDLTDTVIERYIRAHPEVIEQSLQGLLAKREAELKEHHKAALATKQNELLHDPASPVSGNPNGEITLVEFYDYRCGFCKKAASAVTELQKVDSRVRVVYKDFPILGEPSELAAKAALASQSQGKHQAFHEALLASRADMSKESILKIAVAVGLDAKRLEADMANPKWQTVIDKNRALARELGITGTPGFIVGKELVPGALDLNGLKELIARAGQGK, from the coding sequence ATGAAGATAGAAAACACGCCGGCGCCAGTTGTCCTCGCTACGCTCGTTGTCTTTCTGTCTGGTTGCTCAACCACGGCCAACGAGACCAAGAGCGCGGCGGCCCCCTCTCAAGATCTTACCGATACAGTGATCGAGCGCTACATCCGTGCCCATCCGGAAGTGATCGAACAATCACTGCAGGGATTGCTGGCCAAACGTGAAGCGGAACTGAAGGAGCATCACAAAGCTGCCCTTGCGACGAAGCAAAATGAACTGCTGCACGATCCGGCATCACCGGTCAGCGGCAATCCGAATGGCGAGATCACCTTGGTGGAGTTCTATGACTACCGCTGCGGGTTCTGCAAGAAGGCGGCTTCGGCGGTCACGGAACTCCAGAAAGTTGATTCCCGGGTGCGAGTGGTCTACAAGGACTTTCCCATTCTGGGCGAACCGTCGGAGCTTGCGGCCAAGGCAGCGCTCGCGTCTCAATCTCAAGGCAAGCACCAAGCCTTCCATGAGGCGCTGCTCGCCTCCCGCGCCGATATGAGTAAGGAATCAATCTTGAAGATCGCCGTCGCCGTCGGCCTCGACGCGAAACGCCTGGAAGCTGACATGGCCAATCCGAAGTGGCAGACCGTCATTGACAAGAATCGAGCACTGGCCCGCGAACTCGGCATCACTGGGACACCAGGCTTCATCGTGGGAAAAGAACTGGTTCCTGGGGCGTTGGATTTGAATGGACTGAAGGAGTTAATTGCCAGGGCCGGACAGGGAAAATGA
- a CDS encoding TPM domain-containing protein, translating to MMTRGERPTIGIAFFSLILILWTADTQAALYERPKERIPLPSPIGYVSDHAQVVEQQWKDRIRSVCIDLEKKSGVEMVIVTVPSIKPYPSAKHYADALYEKWQIGSTQQEHGLMVLVAVQERQAAMALGRKMFPVITPTVRSEVSRDYLQPAIERGHFGEGLYRTAVALATPAQEVRLDTPSRPRIKGLGIWITLGTTIAVVLFFWWISRPDLRHPYRRIQKGEYWGTGQGGFGGNWGGFGGGTSGEGYR from the coding sequence ATGATGACTCGAGGAGAGAGGCCCACCATCGGAATTGCCTTCTTCAGCCTGATACTCATACTGTGGACTGCCGACACACAAGCAGCGCTCTATGAGAGGCCCAAAGAACGTATACCGCTTCCCAGTCCGATTGGGTATGTCAGCGATCATGCACAAGTGGTGGAGCAGCAGTGGAAGGACCGTATCCGTTCCGTCTGCATCGACCTGGAGAAGAAAAGTGGCGTAGAGATGGTGATTGTGACGGTACCCAGCATCAAGCCATATCCGTCGGCCAAGCACTATGCAGACGCGTTGTATGAAAAATGGCAAATCGGTTCGACGCAACAGGAACATGGGTTGATGGTCCTCGTAGCAGTGCAGGAACGGCAGGCGGCGATGGCTTTGGGGCGCAAAATGTTTCCGGTCATCACACCGACCGTCAGGAGCGAGGTCAGTCGCGACTATCTTCAGCCTGCGATCGAACGAGGGCATTTCGGGGAAGGGTTGTATCGAACGGCGGTCGCCTTGGCGACACCGGCGCAAGAGGTGAGGCTTGATACCCCCTCACGGCCTCGAATCAAGGGACTCGGAATTTGGATTACACTTGGCACGACCATCGCCGTCGTGTTGTTTTTTTGGTGGATCAGCCGTCCCGATCTGCGACACCCCTATCGACGCATCCAGAAAGGTGAATACTGGGGAACCGGCCAAGGCGGGTTCGGCGGCAACTGGGGCGGCTTCGGCGGCGGAACAAGCGGGGAGGGGTATCGATGA
- a CDS encoding FAD-dependent monooxygenase: MVEETDIAVVGAGGGGAVLALALAQKGIKTILFEQAPGPPQGLRGEILQPNGQQVLDRLGLLGRLPIESTRTVHKFHFCRVGGERLCTVDYSELPPPYNRAVVTLPNVAHHAILSAIERESSVSLRYRSTFTGLLRENGRVIGLTAKQGEDSVTVKAKVVVGADGAFSKVREALQIPADLHLYPQGYLIAMLEAALPMDEAKYFVGQRTILGMFPAAGNKVYVFYMIKAGSYDRVKERGIAALQESWIAIDPTDAAIFRTLTDWKQTAFMPTGRVRTPMWVADGAVLIGDAAHAMNPHASQGRMQAMVDAMTLADLLPECLATNDFSAAKLKRYEDSRRPHVTMLQKLADEQVLFWNTANPIIAFLRDRVFRTLDGNARLRYRVLTTTAGLREEPPFGLMDRLMAAGLLPDSSASDQAVRGIQ, translated from the coding sequence ATGGTCGAAGAAACCGACATTGCGGTCGTTGGAGCCGGTGGAGGAGGGGCTGTGCTGGCACTTGCACTGGCTCAGAAGGGGATCAAAACAATCCTCTTCGAGCAGGCACCAGGACCACCACAGGGATTGCGCGGCGAGATCTTGCAACCGAACGGGCAACAGGTCCTCGATCGCCTGGGTCTCCTGGGTCGATTGCCGATTGAATCCACGCGGACGGTGCACAAGTTTCATTTTTGCCGTGTCGGTGGCGAGCGGCTGTGCACGGTTGACTATAGCGAACTGCCTCCACCCTACAATCGAGCCGTGGTCACACTGCCGAATGTGGCGCACCATGCCATTCTGAGCGCGATCGAGCGCGAATCCTCGGTCTCATTGCGGTATCGATCGACCTTCACGGGTTTGCTTCGTGAGAATGGGCGAGTCATTGGGTTGACCGCGAAGCAAGGTGAAGACAGCGTGACCGTGAAGGCGAAGGTGGTTGTTGGGGCCGATGGAGCATTTTCAAAAGTTCGAGAGGCATTGCAGATCCCGGCCGATCTTCATCTCTACCCGCAGGGCTATTTGATTGCCATGTTGGAGGCGGCGCTTCCCATGGACGAAGCGAAGTATTTTGTCGGTCAGCGAACGATCCTCGGGATGTTTCCCGCTGCCGGAAACAAAGTCTATGTTTTTTACATGATCAAGGCCGGTTCATATGACCGTGTGAAGGAGAGAGGCATCGCAGCGCTACAAGAATCTTGGATCGCGATCGATCCGACCGATGCGGCCATCTTCCGTACATTGACCGATTGGAAGCAAACCGCCTTCATGCCGACCGGGCGTGTTCGCACCCCAATGTGGGTAGCTGACGGGGCGGTGCTGATCGGGGATGCGGCGCATGCGATGAATCCTCATGCGTCGCAGGGCCGCATGCAGGCGATGGTGGATGCGATGACGTTGGCCGATCTCTTACCTGAATGTCTGGCGACGAACGACTTCTCCGCTGCAAAGCTCAAGAGATACGAAGATTCGCGCCGGCCTCACGTCACAATGCTGCAAAAGTTGGCTGATGAGCAGGTGCTGTTCTGGAACACGGCGAATCCGATCATCGCCTTCCTCCGCGACCGCGTCTTCCGTACGTTGGACGGCAATGCACGGCTCCGGTATCGTGTCTTAACGACGACAGCCGGACTCCGCGAGGAGCCTCCGTTTGGCTTGATGGATCGACTGATGGCGGCCGGATTGTTACCGGATTCTTCAGCCAGCGATCAGGCAGTGAGAGGCATTCAGTAA
- a CDS encoding phospholipase D-like domain-containing protein, which produces MIRPSPFQLSTQRDRRIVTWLLAAVLLGRSLEVSAASVEVWYGPEDRPLEHLVRMYDRAQRYIFVAVYGLTSPLTVKALVEAKRRGVDVRIVTDRERLEDVKQQTALSTLREAGIPIKINRHDALMHLKQAVIDDEINTNGSMNQTTSGNRYNDERLDIIRDHAIAAKAREKFLSLWNDHERFQEWKR; this is translated from the coding sequence ATGATCCGGCCTTCACCGTTTCAATTATCCACGCAGCGCGACCGACGGATCGTCACCTGGCTACTTGCCGCAGTTCTGCTTGGGCGAAGCTTGGAGGTCTCAGCTGCATCGGTAGAAGTCTGGTATGGCCCGGAGGATAGACCGCTCGAACATCTCGTACGGATGTATGATCGTGCCCAACGATACATTTTTGTGGCCGTATATGGCTTAACGTCGCCGCTCACGGTGAAAGCGCTGGTCGAGGCGAAACGGCGTGGTGTGGATGTTCGCATCGTGACGGATCGCGAACGCCTTGAGGATGTGAAGCAGCAGACGGCCCTGTCGACGTTGCGCGAAGCCGGGATTCCGATCAAGATCAACCGGCATGATGCTCTAATGCATTTGAAACAGGCGGTGATCGACGACGAGATCAATACCAACGGGTCCATGAATCAGACGACCAGTGGAAACCGTTACAATGATGAGCGGCTGGATATCATCAGGGACCATGCGATTGCCGCCAAAGCGCGTGAAAAATTTCTTTCGCTCTGGAACGATCACGAGCGATTCCAGGAGTGGAAAAGGTAG
- a CDS encoding type II toxin-antitoxin system HicB family antitoxin — protein MKNEFTAIIEREGEWYIAYCPEIPGANGQGRTKAEVRKSLAEAISLILEDRRKDGLRGAPRDAVREKVTVR, from the coding sequence ATGAAGAACGAATTCACGGCGATCATCGAACGCGAAGGAGAATGGTACATCGCCTACTGCCCAGAAATCCCAGGGGCAAATGGACAGGGCCGGACCAAGGCGGAAGTCCGGAAAAGCCTAGCGGAGGCCATTTCCCTGATCCTTGAGGATAGGCGCAAAGATGGCCTGCGCGGTGCGCCACGGGACGCGGTGCGTGAGAAGGTCACGGTCAGGTGA
- a CDS encoding DUF433 domain-containing protein, whose amino-acid sequence MTAYDRITFDPQILGGRACIRGMRVSVSLLVNLVANGMSAEEILKEYPLLEADDIRQALQYAAALTNEELHPLTETPL is encoded by the coding sequence ATGACCGCATACGACCGGATCACCTTCGACCCTCAGATACTCGGCGGACGAGCCTGTATTCGCGGAATGCGAGTGAGCGTCTCGTTACTCGTAAATCTTGTGGCCAACGGCATGTCCGCCGAAGAGATTTTGAAAGAATACCCCCTCCTTGAGGCGGATGATATCCGTCAAGCCCTGCAATACGCCGCAGCCCTAACCAACGAGGAACTGCATCCGCTCACGGAAACTCCCTTGTAA